A stretch of Henckelia pumila isolate YLH828 chromosome 4, ASM3356847v2, whole genome shotgun sequence DNA encodes these proteins:
- the LOC140860110 gene encoding isochorismate synthase, chloroplastic-like isoform X2: MAHCASNSFIARYMDVEPANHSSSSPSTTAKQAIRFANHKYQEFGSLSMNGCGGGHSITPIGTIETRTYPEALTPAMATHRLNSAIFDLKSNPPPFDSGIIRLEVPIQQQIGALDWLRSQTQTLLPRCFFSGRDSSSVPRIDHPSNGNGHAVQNHEQKLLSVAGLGSAVFFHNLDPFSLDHWRSIKRFLSKKSPLIRAYGAIRFDARSNISYEWKAFGSFYFMVPQVEFDEFEGHSMIAATIAWDSGLSRTCREAIAALEATMCQVSSIVQRLNGDTPLTIVLHQTHVPNKTSWDSAVKRALDMIHGKSSSLVKVVLARSSRILTTSEIDPLTWLTCLQVEGDNAYQFCLQPPESPAFIGNTPEQLFYRHRLSICSEALAATRARGRSESLDLQAGLDLLSSPKDHHEFAVVRECIRRKLETVCSSTVIEPQKALRKLRRVQHLYARLTGTLGKEDDEFQILTSLHPTPAVCGHPMEEARVLISETGPVGWFGGAESEFAVGIRSALVGKGAGALLYAGTGIVDGSNSNLEWQELDLKTSQFTKMMNFEAPLMAAIREKIEL, encoded by the exons ATGGCTCATTGTGCTTCCAACTCTTTCATTGCTCGTTACATGGATGTCGAGCCCGCAAACCATTCTTCATCGTCTCCGTCCACAACCGCAAAACAAGCGATTCGATTCGCCAATCAC AAATATCAAGAGTTTGGCTCATTGTCCATGAATGGGTGTGGGGGAGGTCATTCTATTACCCCGATTGGCACTATCGAAACTCGAACATATCCGGAGGCTCTCACGCCGGCGATGGCCACCCACCGCCTCAACTCCGCCATATTCGACCTGAAGTCGAACCCCCCGCCATTTGATTCCGGGATTATCCGCCTAGAG GTACCAATCCAGCAGCAAATTGGGGCGCTTGATTGGCTTCGATCCCAGACTCAGACCCTTCTTCCCCGCTGTTTTTTCTCTGGTCGTGATTCCAGCAGCGTCCCACGAATCGATCACCCGTCCAATGGAAATGGCCACGCTGTGCAAAATCATGAACAAAAGCTGCTCAGTGTTGCTGGGTTGGGTTCTGCGGTGTTCTTCCACAATCTGGATCCATTCTCTTTGGATCATTGGCGTTCCATAAAAAG GTTCTTATCCAAAAAATCTCCACTAATTCGTGCTTATGGTGCTATTCGATTTGACGCAAGATCTAATATATCCTATGAGTGGAAGGCTTTtggttctttttattttatggtCCCTCAG GTTGAATTTGATGAGTTTGAAGGACATTCAATGATTGCGGCAACTATTGCATGGGACAGTGGCCTATCAAGGACATGTAGAGAAGCAATTGCTGCACTTGAGGCTACCATGTGCCAG GTTTCCTCCATTGTCCAGAGATTAAATGGTGATACTCCTCTTACTATTGTACTCCACCAGACTCATGTTCCTAACAAAACATCTTGGGATTCAGCTGTTAAGCGAGCGTTGGACATGATACATGGCAAAAGTTCATCACTAGTTAAG GTTGTTCTTGCGCGTAGCAGCAGAATACTGACTACATCAGAAATTGACCCCTTAACGTGGTTGACTTGCTTACAG GTTGAAGGAGATAATGCTTATCAGTTTTGTCTGCAACCTCCTGAGTCACCTGCATTCATCGGAAACACT CCAGAGCAACTATTTTATCGACACCGGCTTAGCATTTGCAGTGAGGCTTTGGCTGCAACACGTGCTAGAGGTAGATCAGAGTCCCTAGATTTACAGGCTGGACTTGATTTACTTTCCAG TCCCAAAGACCATCATGAATTTGCAGTGGTGCGAGAGTGTataagaagaaaactagag ACTGTATGTTCCAGCACAGTAATAGAACCACAAAAAGCTTTACGGAAACTTCGACGAGTTCAGCATCTTTATGCTCGATTGACTGGCACACTAGGGAAAGAAGATGATGAG TTTCAGATTTTAACTTCCCTTCACCCGACTCCTGCTGTTTGTGGACATCCTATGGAAGAGGCGCGGGTTTTAATATCAGAAACTG GCCCTGTTGGATGGTTTGGAGGTGCAGAGAGTGAGTTTGCTGTGGGTATAAGGTCTGCCTTAGTTGGCAAG GGTGCTGGTGCATTACTGTATGCCGGAACTGGCATAGTGGATGGAAGCAATTCGAACCTGGAATGGCAGGAACTGGACCTGAAGACCTCACAG TTCACCAAAATGATGAATTTTGAGGCGCCTCTTATGGCAGCAATCAGGGAGAAAATAGAGCTGTAA
- the LOC140864387 gene encoding protein QUIRKY: MATPADNPPPPHSDHPKPPTPVRKLVVEVVEARDLLPKDGQGSSSSYVVVDFDGQKKRTSTVQRDLNPVWNEALEFIVSDPNGMEFEELNVEVFNDKKLSNGNGRKNHFLGRVKLYGTQFVRRGEEGLVYFTLEKKSVFSWIRGELGLKIYYYDEIPAEEPQEPPLEQPQQQQEPPQQVEEVMKKPVIVVYEELPPMPFPGHVPMEGRVHSPPLVRVHEAPPESGPPMDNGPPMEFSSDMRRMQMGDGGGGPMSGERVKLFRRPVHGDHSPKIIAGKFAGDTSGRIPAYDLVEPMQYLFVRIVKARGLSPNENPHVKIRTSGHSVRSKPAITRPGGGDPFANPEWQQVFALGYNKDTTANSTLEISVWDGASDKFLGGVCFDLSDVPVRDPPDSSLAPQWYHLEGGAAADDQNRVTGDLQLSVWIGTQADDAFPESWSSDAPQPFVSYTRAKVYQSPKLWYLRVTVIEAQDLHIIPNLPPLTAPEIRVKGQLGFQSVRTRRGSMSHNTSTFHWNEDLIFVAGEPLEDSLILLMEDRTGKDPVLLGHVLIPVGSIEQRIDERHVPAKWFGLEGGPGGSGSYCGRLHLRMCLEGGYHVLDEAAHVCSDFRPTAKQLWKPAVGILELGILGARGLLPMKSKGNGKGSTDAFCVAKYGKKWVRTKTVTDSFDPRWNEQYTWQVYDPCTVLTVGVFDNWRMFTEGGEEKPDYRVGKVRIRVSTLESNKVYMNSYPLMVLLRTGLKKMGEIELAVRFACPSLLPDTCGVYGQPLLPRMHYLRPLGVAQQEALRGAATKMVAAWLARSEPPLGPEVVRYMLDADSHSWSMRKSKANWLRIVAVLSWAVGLAKWLDHIRRWRNPVTTILVHVLYLVLVWYPDLIVPTGFLYIFLIGVWYYRFRPKVPAGMDTHLSQAETVDPDELDEEFDTFPSSRSPEVIRARYDRLRILAARVQTVLGDFATQGERVQALVSWRDPRASKLFIGVCLAITIILYAVPPKMVTVALGFFFLRHPMFRDPMPPASLSFFRRLPSLSDRLL; the protein is encoded by the coding sequence ATGGCCACGCCGGCCGACAACCCTCCGCCGCCGCATTCTGACCATCCTAAGCCACCGACCCCCGTCCGGAAGCTTGTGGTGGAAGTGGTTGAGGCGAGAGACCTTTTGCCCAAAGATGGTCAGGGGAGTTCCAGTTCTTACGTTGTGGTTGATTTTGATGGCCAAAAGAAGAGAACTTCTACGGTTCAAAGAGACCTCAATCCGGTTTGGAATGAGGCGTTGGAGTTCATTGTGTCCGACCCGAATGGGATGGAGTTTGAAGAACTTAATGTGGAGGTGTTTAATGACAAGAAGCTGAGCAATGGGAATGGGAGGAAGAATCATTTCCTGGGGAGGGTGAAATTGTATGGGACTCAGTTTGTGAGGAGAGGGGAGGAGGGGTTGGTGTACTTTACGTTGGAGAAGAAGAGTGTTTTTAGCTGGATTAGAGGTGAGTTGGGCTTGAAGATTTATTATTATGATGAGATTCCGGCGGAGGAGCCGCAGGAACCACCACTGGAGCAGCCGCAGCAGCAGCAGGAGCCTCCGCAACAGGTGGAGGAAGTGATGAAGAAGCCGGTGATAGTGGTGTACGAGGAGCTGCCTCCGATGCCATTTCCGGGTCACGTGCCTATGGAGGGGCGTGTGCATTCCCCGCCATTGGTCAGAGTTCACGAGGCTCCGCCGGAAAGCGGACCGCCGATGGATAATGGGCCTCCGATGGAATTCTCATCGGATATGAGGAGAATGCAGATGGGAGACGGCGGCGGTGGGCCCATGTCAGGAGAGAGGGTGAAGTTATTTCGGAGACCTGTTCATGGTGATCACTCCCCGAAGATTATTGCCGGGAAGTTCGCCGGAGACACTTCCGGCAGAATTCCGGCGTATGATTTGGTCGAGCCCATGCAGTACTTATTCGTAAGAATAGTGAAAGCCCGCGGGCTCTCCCCGAACGAAAATCCACACGTGAAAATCCGAACGTCGGGCCACTCTGTCAGGTCGAAGCCCGCGATCACTCGTCCCGGCGGCGGTGATCCATTTGCCAACCCGGAATGGCAGCAGGTGTTCGCTCTTGGCTACAACAAGGATACCACAGCGAACTCCACGCTTGAAATTTCCGTTTGGGACGGAGCATCAGATAAATTCCTCGGCGGCGTGTGCTTCGATTTGTCCGACGTTCCAGTGCGGGACCCACCGGACAGCTCGTTGGCCCCTCAATGGTACCACCTCGAAGGCGGCGCCGCCGCCGATGATCAGAACAGAGTCACCGGCGACTTGCAGCTCTCCGTTTGGATTGGCACGCAGGCTGATGATGCTTTCCCAGAATCTTGGAGCTCAGACGCGCCGCAACCTTTCGTGTCATACACTCGAGCAAAGGTATATCAATCTCCTAAGCTATGGTATCTGAGAGTGACAGTAATTGAAGCTCAAGATCTTCACATAATTCCCAATTTGCCCCCACTGACTGCCCCTGAGATTCGGGTCAAGGGTCAGCTCGGGTTTCAGTCGGTCCGAACCCGAAGAGGGTCGATGAGCCACAACACCTCCACATTTCACTGGAACGAAGATTTGATCTTTGTTGCAGGTGAGCCACTCGAAGATAGTCTCATCTTGCTAATGGAAGACCGCACGGGGAAAGATCCGGTGCTTCTGGGGCACGTCTTAATCCCCGTGGGGTCGATCGAGCAACGAATAGACGAGCGCCACGTGCCCGCCAAATGGTTCGGATTGGAAGGTGGTCCGGGAGGGAGTGGTTCCTACTGTGGAAGGCTGCACTTGAGGATGTGTTTGGAAGGAGGATACCATGTATTGGATGAAGCAGCCCATGTTTGTAGTGATTTTAGACCCACAGCGAAGCAGTTATGGAAGCCTGCAGTTGGGATTTTGGAACTTGGAATTCTTGGTGCCCGAGGATTGCTGCCTATGAAATCCAAGGGCAATGGCAAAGGATCCACTGATGCTTTTTGTGTGGCCAAGTATGGCAAGAAATGGGTCCGAACCAAGACCGTCACAGATAGCTTTGATCCGAGATGGAATGAGCAGTATACTTGGCAGGTATATGATCCATGTACGGTCCTCACAGTCGGGGTGTTCGACAACTGGCGTATGTTTACGGAGGGCGGGGAGGAGAAGCCCGATTATCGGGTTGGAAAGGTGAGAATCCGGGTGTCTACTCTGGAGAGCAATAAAGTGTACATGAACTCATATCCCTTGATGGTGTTGTTAAGAACAGGGTTAAAGAAAATGGGGGAGATTGAGTTGGCAGTGCGGTTTGCTTGCCCTTCGTTGCTGCCGGACACTTGTGGAGTCTATGGACAACCGTTGCTGCCACGGATGCACTACCTCCGCCCGCTTGGGGTAGCTCAGCAAGAGGCATTGCGTGGCGCTGCCACGAAAATGGTAGCTGCTTGGTTGGCTAGGTCAGAACCGCCACTAGGACCGGAGGTAGTAAGGTATATGTTGGATGCAGATTCTCACAGTTGGAGCATGAGGAAAAGTAAGGCGAACTGGCTTCGGATAGTTGCTGTACTTTCTTGGGCAGTGGGGTTAGCAAAATGGTTGGATCACATCCGGAGGTGGAGGAATCCGGTGACAACCATCTTGGTTCATGTTCTTTACTTAGTTCTAGTTTGGTACCCAGATTTGATTGTTCCCACCGGTTTCTTATACATATTCTTGATAGGTGTCTGGTACTATCGGTTTAGACCGAAAGTCCCAGCCGGCATGGATACACATCTATCTCAAGCTGAGACAGTTGATCCTGATGAATTGGATGAGGAGTTCGATACATTTCCGAGTTCAAGATCACCTGAAGTCATTCGGGCTCGTTACGACAGGTTAAGGATCTTGGCAGCAAGAGTTCAAACAGTTTTGGGTGATTTTGCTACACAAGGTGAAAGAGTCCAAGCATTGGTTAGTTGGAGGGATCCCAGAGCATCAAAGTTGTTCATTGGTGTATGCCTTGCAATTACGATAATATTGTATGCTGTGCCGCCTAAAATGGTGACGGTGGCCCTCGGATTCTTCTTCCTCCGCCACCCCATGTTCCGGGATCCCATGCCACCGGCTAGCTTGAGTTTTTTCCGGAGGCTTCCTAGTTTGTCCGATAGGTTACTTTAG
- the LOC140860110 gene encoding isochorismate synthase, chloroplastic-like isoform X3, with amino-acid sequence MAHCASNSFIARYMDVEPANHSSSSPSTTAKQAIRFANHKYQEFGSLSMNGCGGGHSITPIGTIETRTYPEALTPAMATHRLNSAIFDLKSNPPPFDSGIIRLEVPIQQQIGALDWLRSQTQTLLPRCFFSGRDSSSVPRIDHPSNGNGHAVQNHEQKLLSVAGLGSAVFFHNLDPFSLDHWRSIKRFLSKKSPLIRAYGAIRFDARSNISYEWKAFGSFYFMVPQVEFDEFEGHSMIAATIAWDSGLSRTCREAIAALEATMCQVSSIVQRLNGDTPLTIVLHQTHVPNKTSWDSAVKRALDMIHGKSSSLVKVVLARSSRILTTSEIDPLTWLTCLQVEGDNAYQFCLQPPESPAFIGNTPEQLFYRHRLSICSEALAATRARGRSESLDLQAGLDLLSSPKDHHEFAVVRECIRRKLETVCSSTVIEPQKALRKLRRVQHLYARLTGTLGKEDDEFQILTSLHPTPAVCGHPMEEARVLISETEMFDRGMYAGPVGWFGGAESEFAVGIRSALVGKVHD; translated from the exons ATGGCTCATTGTGCTTCCAACTCTTTCATTGCTCGTTACATGGATGTCGAGCCCGCAAACCATTCTTCATCGTCTCCGTCCACAACCGCAAAACAAGCGATTCGATTCGCCAATCAC AAATATCAAGAGTTTGGCTCATTGTCCATGAATGGGTGTGGGGGAGGTCATTCTATTACCCCGATTGGCACTATCGAAACTCGAACATATCCGGAGGCTCTCACGCCGGCGATGGCCACCCACCGCCTCAACTCCGCCATATTCGACCTGAAGTCGAACCCCCCGCCATTTGATTCCGGGATTATCCGCCTAGAG GTACCAATCCAGCAGCAAATTGGGGCGCTTGATTGGCTTCGATCCCAGACTCAGACCCTTCTTCCCCGCTGTTTTTTCTCTGGTCGTGATTCCAGCAGCGTCCCACGAATCGATCACCCGTCCAATGGAAATGGCCACGCTGTGCAAAATCATGAACAAAAGCTGCTCAGTGTTGCTGGGTTGGGTTCTGCGGTGTTCTTCCACAATCTGGATCCATTCTCTTTGGATCATTGGCGTTCCATAAAAAG GTTCTTATCCAAAAAATCTCCACTAATTCGTGCTTATGGTGCTATTCGATTTGACGCAAGATCTAATATATCCTATGAGTGGAAGGCTTTtggttctttttattttatggtCCCTCAG GTTGAATTTGATGAGTTTGAAGGACATTCAATGATTGCGGCAACTATTGCATGGGACAGTGGCCTATCAAGGACATGTAGAGAAGCAATTGCTGCACTTGAGGCTACCATGTGCCAG GTTTCCTCCATTGTCCAGAGATTAAATGGTGATACTCCTCTTACTATTGTACTCCACCAGACTCATGTTCCTAACAAAACATCTTGGGATTCAGCTGTTAAGCGAGCGTTGGACATGATACATGGCAAAAGTTCATCACTAGTTAAG GTTGTTCTTGCGCGTAGCAGCAGAATACTGACTACATCAGAAATTGACCCCTTAACGTGGTTGACTTGCTTACAG GTTGAAGGAGATAATGCTTATCAGTTTTGTCTGCAACCTCCTGAGTCACCTGCATTCATCGGAAACACT CCAGAGCAACTATTTTATCGACACCGGCTTAGCATTTGCAGTGAGGCTTTGGCTGCAACACGTGCTAGAGGTAGATCAGAGTCCCTAGATTTACAGGCTGGACTTGATTTACTTTCCAG TCCCAAAGACCATCATGAATTTGCAGTGGTGCGAGAGTGTataagaagaaaactagag ACTGTATGTTCCAGCACAGTAATAGAACCACAAAAAGCTTTACGGAAACTTCGACGAGTTCAGCATCTTTATGCTCGATTGACTGGCACACTAGGGAAAGAAGATGATGAG TTTCAGATTTTAACTTCCCTTCACCCGACTCCTGCTGTTTGTGGACATCCTATGGAAGAGGCGCGGGTTTTAATATCAGAAACTG AAATGTTTGATCGAGGGATGTACGCAGGCCCTGTTGGATGGTTTGGAGGTGCAGAGAGTGAGTTTGCTGTGGGTATAAGGTCTGCCTTAGTTGGCAAG GTGCATGACTAA
- the LOC140860110 gene encoding isochorismate synthase, chloroplastic-like isoform X1: MAHCASNSFIARYMDVEPANHSSSSPSTTAKQAIRFANHKYQEFGSLSMNGCGGGHSITPIGTIETRTYPEALTPAMATHRLNSAIFDLKSNPPPFDSGIIRLEVPIQQQIGALDWLRSQTQTLLPRCFFSGRDSSSVPRIDHPSNGNGHAVQNHEQKLLSVAGLGSAVFFHNLDPFSLDHWRSIKRFLSKKSPLIRAYGAIRFDARSNISYEWKAFGSFYFMVPQVEFDEFEGHSMIAATIAWDSGLSRTCREAIAALEATMCQVSSIVQRLNGDTPLTIVLHQTHVPNKTSWDSAVKRALDMIHGKSSSLVKVVLARSSRILTTSEIDPLTWLTCLQVEGDNAYQFCLQPPESPAFIGNTPEQLFYRHRLSICSEALAATRARGRSESLDLQAGLDLLSSPKDHHEFAVVRECIRRKLETVCSSTVIEPQKALRKLRRVQHLYARLTGTLGKEDDEFQILTSLHPTPAVCGHPMEEARVLISETEMFDRGMYAGPVGWFGGAESEFAVGIRSALVGKGAGALLYAGTGIVDGSNSNLEWQELDLKTSQFTKMMNFEAPLMAAIREKIEL; this comes from the exons ATGGCTCATTGTGCTTCCAACTCTTTCATTGCTCGTTACATGGATGTCGAGCCCGCAAACCATTCTTCATCGTCTCCGTCCACAACCGCAAAACAAGCGATTCGATTCGCCAATCAC AAATATCAAGAGTTTGGCTCATTGTCCATGAATGGGTGTGGGGGAGGTCATTCTATTACCCCGATTGGCACTATCGAAACTCGAACATATCCGGAGGCTCTCACGCCGGCGATGGCCACCCACCGCCTCAACTCCGCCATATTCGACCTGAAGTCGAACCCCCCGCCATTTGATTCCGGGATTATCCGCCTAGAG GTACCAATCCAGCAGCAAATTGGGGCGCTTGATTGGCTTCGATCCCAGACTCAGACCCTTCTTCCCCGCTGTTTTTTCTCTGGTCGTGATTCCAGCAGCGTCCCACGAATCGATCACCCGTCCAATGGAAATGGCCACGCTGTGCAAAATCATGAACAAAAGCTGCTCAGTGTTGCTGGGTTGGGTTCTGCGGTGTTCTTCCACAATCTGGATCCATTCTCTTTGGATCATTGGCGTTCCATAAAAAG GTTCTTATCCAAAAAATCTCCACTAATTCGTGCTTATGGTGCTATTCGATTTGACGCAAGATCTAATATATCCTATGAGTGGAAGGCTTTtggttctttttattttatggtCCCTCAG GTTGAATTTGATGAGTTTGAAGGACATTCAATGATTGCGGCAACTATTGCATGGGACAGTGGCCTATCAAGGACATGTAGAGAAGCAATTGCTGCACTTGAGGCTACCATGTGCCAG GTTTCCTCCATTGTCCAGAGATTAAATGGTGATACTCCTCTTACTATTGTACTCCACCAGACTCATGTTCCTAACAAAACATCTTGGGATTCAGCTGTTAAGCGAGCGTTGGACATGATACATGGCAAAAGTTCATCACTAGTTAAG GTTGTTCTTGCGCGTAGCAGCAGAATACTGACTACATCAGAAATTGACCCCTTAACGTGGTTGACTTGCTTACAG GTTGAAGGAGATAATGCTTATCAGTTTTGTCTGCAACCTCCTGAGTCACCTGCATTCATCGGAAACACT CCAGAGCAACTATTTTATCGACACCGGCTTAGCATTTGCAGTGAGGCTTTGGCTGCAACACGTGCTAGAGGTAGATCAGAGTCCCTAGATTTACAGGCTGGACTTGATTTACTTTCCAG TCCCAAAGACCATCATGAATTTGCAGTGGTGCGAGAGTGTataagaagaaaactagag ACTGTATGTTCCAGCACAGTAATAGAACCACAAAAAGCTTTACGGAAACTTCGACGAGTTCAGCATCTTTATGCTCGATTGACTGGCACACTAGGGAAAGAAGATGATGAG TTTCAGATTTTAACTTCCCTTCACCCGACTCCTGCTGTTTGTGGACATCCTATGGAAGAGGCGCGGGTTTTAATATCAGAAACTG AAATGTTTGATCGAGGGATGTACGCAGGCCCTGTTGGATGGTTTGGAGGTGCAGAGAGTGAGTTTGCTGTGGGTATAAGGTCTGCCTTAGTTGGCAAG GGTGCTGGTGCATTACTGTATGCCGGAACTGGCATAGTGGATGGAAGCAATTCGAACCTGGAATGGCAGGAACTGGACCTGAAGACCTCACAG TTCACCAAAATGATGAATTTTGAGGCGCCTCTTATGGCAGCAATCAGGGAGAAAATAGAGCTGTAA
- the LOC140860110 gene encoding isochorismate synthase, chloroplastic-like isoform X4 translates to MAHCASNSFIARYMDVEPANHSSSSPSTTAKQAIRFANHKYQEFGSLSMNGCGGGHSITPIGTIETRTYPEALTPAMATHRLNSAIFDLKSNPPPFDSGIIRLEVPIQQQIGALDWLRSQTQTLLPRCFFSGRDSSSVPRIDHPSNGNGHAVQNHEQKLLSVAGLGSAVFFHNLDPFSLDHWRSIKRFLSKKSPLIRAYGAIRFDARSNISYEWKAFGSFYFMVPQVEFDEFEGHSMIAATIAWDSGLSRTCREAIAALEATMCQVSSIVQRLNGDTPLTIVLHQTHVPNKTSWDSAVKRALDMIHGKSSSLVKVVLARSSRILTTSEIDPLTWLTCLQVEGDNAYQFCLQPPESPAFIGNTPEQLFYRHRLSICSEALAATRARGRSESLDLQAGLDLLSSPKDHHEFAVVRECIRRKLETVCSSTVIEPQKALRKLRRVQHLYARLTGTLGKEDDEFQILTSLHPTPAVCGHPMEEARVLISETGPVGWFGGAESEFAVGIRSALVGKVHD, encoded by the exons ATGGCTCATTGTGCTTCCAACTCTTTCATTGCTCGTTACATGGATGTCGAGCCCGCAAACCATTCTTCATCGTCTCCGTCCACAACCGCAAAACAAGCGATTCGATTCGCCAATCAC AAATATCAAGAGTTTGGCTCATTGTCCATGAATGGGTGTGGGGGAGGTCATTCTATTACCCCGATTGGCACTATCGAAACTCGAACATATCCGGAGGCTCTCACGCCGGCGATGGCCACCCACCGCCTCAACTCCGCCATATTCGACCTGAAGTCGAACCCCCCGCCATTTGATTCCGGGATTATCCGCCTAGAG GTACCAATCCAGCAGCAAATTGGGGCGCTTGATTGGCTTCGATCCCAGACTCAGACCCTTCTTCCCCGCTGTTTTTTCTCTGGTCGTGATTCCAGCAGCGTCCCACGAATCGATCACCCGTCCAATGGAAATGGCCACGCTGTGCAAAATCATGAACAAAAGCTGCTCAGTGTTGCTGGGTTGGGTTCTGCGGTGTTCTTCCACAATCTGGATCCATTCTCTTTGGATCATTGGCGTTCCATAAAAAG GTTCTTATCCAAAAAATCTCCACTAATTCGTGCTTATGGTGCTATTCGATTTGACGCAAGATCTAATATATCCTATGAGTGGAAGGCTTTtggttctttttattttatggtCCCTCAG GTTGAATTTGATGAGTTTGAAGGACATTCAATGATTGCGGCAACTATTGCATGGGACAGTGGCCTATCAAGGACATGTAGAGAAGCAATTGCTGCACTTGAGGCTACCATGTGCCAG GTTTCCTCCATTGTCCAGAGATTAAATGGTGATACTCCTCTTACTATTGTACTCCACCAGACTCATGTTCCTAACAAAACATCTTGGGATTCAGCTGTTAAGCGAGCGTTGGACATGATACATGGCAAAAGTTCATCACTAGTTAAG GTTGTTCTTGCGCGTAGCAGCAGAATACTGACTACATCAGAAATTGACCCCTTAACGTGGTTGACTTGCTTACAG GTTGAAGGAGATAATGCTTATCAGTTTTGTCTGCAACCTCCTGAGTCACCTGCATTCATCGGAAACACT CCAGAGCAACTATTTTATCGACACCGGCTTAGCATTTGCAGTGAGGCTTTGGCTGCAACACGTGCTAGAGGTAGATCAGAGTCCCTAGATTTACAGGCTGGACTTGATTTACTTTCCAG TCCCAAAGACCATCATGAATTTGCAGTGGTGCGAGAGTGTataagaagaaaactagag ACTGTATGTTCCAGCACAGTAATAGAACCACAAAAAGCTTTACGGAAACTTCGACGAGTTCAGCATCTTTATGCTCGATTGACTGGCACACTAGGGAAAGAAGATGATGAG TTTCAGATTTTAACTTCCCTTCACCCGACTCCTGCTGTTTGTGGACATCCTATGGAAGAGGCGCGGGTTTTAATATCAGAAACTG GCCCTGTTGGATGGTTTGGAGGTGCAGAGAGTGAGTTTGCTGTGGGTATAAGGTCTGCCTTAGTTGGCAAG GTGCATGACTAA
- the LOC140863180 gene encoding hypersensitive-induced response protein-like protein 1 — MGNLLCCVQVDQSTVAIKETFGKFAEVLEPGCHCLPWFLGSQLAGHLTLRLQQLDVKCETKTKDNVFVNVVASIQYRALADKASDAFYKLSNTKSQIQAYVFDVIRASVPKLNLDDAFEQKTEIAKAVEDELEKAMSAYGYEIVQTLIVDIEPDERVKRAMNEINAAARMRVAANEKAEAEKILQIKKAEGEAEAKYLAGLGIARQRQAIVDGLRDSVLGFSVNVPGTTAKDVMDMVLVTQYFDTMKEIGATSKSSAVFIPHGPGAVRDVATQIREGLLQASQLSTP; from the exons ATGGGAAATTTATTGTGTTGCGTTCAAGTGGACCAATCTACTGTTGCTATTAAAGAGACGTTTGGAAAGTTTGCTGAAGTCTTGGAGCCAGGATGTCATTGTCTGCCTTGGTTTCTTGGAAGCCAGCTGGCCGGACATCTCACGCTTCGTCTGCAGCAATTAGATGTGAAGTGTGAGACCAAGACAAAG GACAATGTATTTGTGAATGTGGTGGCATCAATTCAGTACCGTGCACTTGCAGATAAGGCAAGTGATGCTTTTTACAAACTCAGCAACACAAAAAGTCAAATTCAGGCTTATGTCTTTGATG TAATTAGAGCAAGTGTTCCGAAACTCAATCTTGATGATGCTTTTGAGCAGAAAACTGAAATTGCTAAGGCTGTTGAAGATgaacttgaaaag GCTATGTCTGCTTATGGATATGAAATTGTTCAGACGCTGATTGTCGACATAGAACCTGATGAGCGTGTTAAGAGGGCAATGAACGAGATCAATGCAG CTGCTAGGATGAGGGTGGCTGCTAATGAGAAAGCCGAGGCTGAAAAGATTCTGCAAATCAAGAAAGCAGAAGGTGAAGCAGAAGCTAAGTATCTCGCTGGTTTAGGTATCGCTCGCCAGCGTCAAGCAATTGTCGATGGATTAAGAGATAGTGTGCTTGGTTTCTCGGTGAACGTTCCTGGTACCACTGCAAAGGATGTTATGGATATGGTACTTGTCACCCAGTACTTTGACACAATGAAAGAAATCGGTGCTACTTCTAAGTCTTCTGCTGTGTTCATTCCTCATGGACCTGGTGCGGTTCGTGATGTGGCTACTCAGATCCGTGAAGGACTTCTTCAGGCTTCCCAGCTTAGTACACCATAA